The Pongo abelii isolate AG06213 chromosome 20, NHGRI_mPonAbe1-v2.0_pri, whole genome shotgun sequence genome window below encodes:
- the ERVV-2 gene encoding endogenous retrovirus group V member 2 Env polyprotein precursor (The RefSeq protein has 3 substitutions compared to this genomic sequence): protein MTEKFLFLYLSLLAMPLLSQAQWSENSLVSFSKIIASGNHLSNCWICHNFITRSSSYQYILVRNFSLNLTFGSGIPEGQHKSVPLQVSLANSAHQVPCLDLTPPLNQSSKTSFYFYNCSSLNQTCCPCPEGHCDRKNTSEEGFPGPTIHPMSFSSAGCHPNLTHWCPAKQMNDYRDKSPQNRCAAWEGKELITWRVLYSLPKAHTVPTWPKTTVPLGGPLSPTCNRTIPAVWKSQLHKWFDSHIPRWACTPPGYVFLCGPQKNKLPFDGSPKITYSTPPTANLYTCINNIQHTGECAVGLLGPRGIGVTIYNTTQPRQKRALGLILAGMGAAIGMIAPWGGFTYHDVTLRNLSRQIENIAKSSRDSISKLKASIDSLANVVMDNRLALDYLLAEQGGVCAVINKSCCVYVNNSGAIEEDIKKIYDEATWLHDFGKGGVSARAIWEAVKSALPSLNWFVPLLGPATVILLLFVFGPCFFNLLIKCVSSRIKQFHMKSPQMEGYQLAVIGGPSTYKHISPLDASGRRFRETMEEFPL, encoded by the coding sequence ATGGCAGAGAAATTCCTTTTCCTGtatctttccctccttcccatgCCCCTACTCTCACAGGCACAGTGGAGTGAAAATTCCCTTGTcagtttttccaaaataattgcTTCGGGAAACCATCTAAGCAACTGTTGGATCTGCCACAACTTCATCACCAGGTCCTCATCTTACCAATATATTTTGGtaagaaatttttctttaaacctaaCATTTGGTTCAGGAATCCCTGAAGGCCAACATAAATCTGTTCCGCTCCAGGTTTCGCTTGCTAACTCAGCGCACCAAGTCCCCTGCCTGGATCTCACTCCACCTCTCAATCAAAGCTCTAAAACGTCTTTCTATTTCTACAACTGCTCTTCTCTAAACCAAACCTGTTGTCCATGCCCTGAAGGACACTGTGACAGGAAGAACACCTCTGAGGAGGGATTCCCCGGTCCCACCATCCATCCCATGAGCTTCTCCTCAGCAGGCTGCCACCCTAACTTGACTCACTGGTGTCCAGCTAAACAAATGAACGATTATCGAGACAAGTCACCCCAAAACCGCTGTGCAGCTTGGGAAGGAAAAGAGCTAATCACATGGAGGGTTCTATATTCGCTTCCCAAGGCACACACTGTCCCCACGTGGCCAAAAACTACTGTTCCCCTGGGAGGGCCTCTATCCCCTACATGCAATCGAACTATTCCAGCAGTGTGGAAATCGCAGTTACACAAGTGGTTCAACAGCCACATCCCCCGGTGGGCCTGTACCCCTCCTGGCTATGTATTTTTATGTGGACCGCAAAAAAATAAACTGCCCTTTGACGGAAGTCCTAAGATAACCTATTCAACCCCTCCCACGGCAAACCTCTATACTTGCATTAATAACATCCAACATACGGGGGAATGTGCTGTGGGACTTTTGGGACCACGGGGAATAGGTGTGACCATTTATAACACCACCCAACCCAGACAGAAAAGAGCTCTGGGTCTAATACTGGCAGGGATGGGAGCGGCCATAGGAATGATTGCCCCATGGGGAGGGTTCACTTATCATGATGTTACCCTCAGAAATCTCTccagacaaatagaaaacatagCTAAGAGTAGCAGAGATAGCATCTCTAAACTCAAGGCCTCCATAGATTCTCTAGCAAACGTAGTCATGGACAACAGATTGGCCTTAGATTACCTCTTAGCAGAGCAGGGTGGAGTCTGTGCAGTGATCAATAAATCCTGTTGCGTTTATGTCAATAACAGTGGGGCGATAGAGGAGGATATAAAAAAGATCTATGACGAGGCTACGTGGCTCCATGACTTTGGAAAAGGAGGTGTTTCAGCAAGGGCCATTTGGGAGGCGGTGAAgtctgccctcccctccctcaacTGGTTTGTCCCTTTACTGGGACCAGCAACAGTTATACTCTTACTTTTTGTCTTTGGCCCTTGTTTCTTTAATTTACTGATTAAGTGTGTCTCTTCTAGGATAAAGCAATTTCACATGAAGTCCCCCCAAATGGAAGGATATCAGCTAGCTGTCATTGGAGGCCCCAGCACCTATAAGCACATCTCCCCCTTGGATGCCAGTGGGCGAAGATTCCGGGAAACTATGGAGGAATTTCCTCtctga